In one Trichosurus vulpecula isolate mTriVul1 chromosome 8, mTriVul1.pri, whole genome shotgun sequence genomic region, the following are encoded:
- the LOC118829008 gene encoding 60S ribosomal protein L26-like — MKFNPFVTSDRSKNRKRHFNAPSHIRLKIMSSPLSKELRQKYNVRSMPIRKDDEVQVVRGHYKGQQIGKVVQVYRKKYVIYIERVQREKANGTTVHVGIHPSKVVITRLKLDKDRKKILERKAKSRQVGKEKGKYKEETIEKMQE, encoded by the coding sequence ATGAAGTTCAATCCGTTCGTGACCTCAGACCGAAGCAAGAACCGCAAGAGGCACTTCAACGCGCCCTCGCACATCCGGCTCAAGATCATGTCGTCCCCGCTGTCCAAGGAGCTCAGGCAGAAGTACAACGTCCGCTCGATGCCCATCCGGAAGGACGACGAGGTCCAGGTGGTTCGTGGACACTACAAAGGTCAACAAATTGGCAAGGTAGTCCAggtttacagaaagaaatatgtcATCTACATTGAACGTGTGCAACGAGAAAAAGCTAATGGCACAACTGTCCATGTGGGAATTCACCCTAGTAAGGTAGTTATCACCAGACTAAAACTGGACAAAGATCGCAAAAAGATTCTTGAACGTAAAGCCAAATCCCGACaagttggaaaggagaagggcaaatataaagaagaaaccaTTGAAAAGATGCAAGAATAA
- the SFR1 gene encoding swi5-dependent recombination DNA repair protein 1 homolog, with protein MDPPPDRATSVPAPSEARDTARLSQNKGSGKQLMSATLRERLKKTRSSFNSCHAVAKRLKVDTENNSTTSEEATSSPGGSYSAFPENCKNIEKASEESLSLKDCKPLVISTLSDNLPQMVSEGYNIGKQELLEEKMKLLKEVQEKEELLRRLKLTKMYRSKNNLSQLQSLIKKWRNSSQLLLFELQSTLSVENKKLSLTQLIDSYGLEDQLLRYNRIEEEFADF; from the exons ATGGACCCTCCCCCAGATAGAGCCACGTCCGTCCCTGCCCCTTCCGAGGCCCGGGACACTGCCCGGCTTTCTCAGAACAAGGGTTCGGGGAAACAG ctGATGAGTGCAACACTTAGAGAACGGTTAAAGAAAACAAGAAGTTCATTTAATTCCTGTCATGCTGTGGCAAAACGTCTTAAAGTAGATACTGAAAATAACTCCACCACTTCAGAGGAAGCAACATCTTCCCCTGGTGGAAGCTATTCTGCATTTCCAGAAAACTGTAAAAACATAGAAAAAGCATCTGAAGAAAGTCTGTCTTTGAAAGACTGCAAGCCCCTTGTCATAAGTACTCTGTCAGATAATCTCCCCCAGATGGTTTCAGAAGGATATAACATTGGCAAGCAAGAATTGcttgaagaaaagatgaaattattGAAGGAAGTTCAAGAGAAGGAAGAGCTTCTTCGAAGGCTAAAATTAACCAAAATGTATAGGTCAAAG AATAACCTTTCACAGTTACAATCATTGATAAAGAAGTGGAGAAATAGTAGCCAGCTGTTGCTTTTTGAGCTGCAATCAACCCTGTCTGTGGAGAACAAGAAACTAAGCCTTACTCAGTTGATAGACAGCTATGGATTAGAAGACCAGTTACTACGTTACAACAGAATTGAAGAAGAATTTGCAGATTTTTAG